The Banduia mediterranea genome contains the following window.
ACGCGGGCGTTCGCGTCACCGCCCAACAGCTCGCGCGCGGCGCGCAGTGCCTGCCATTCGAGATGGCCACCGCCGACGGTGCCATACAGTGTGTCGCCCGCCAGCAGCATGCAGGCGCCGGCCTCCCGCGGGGCGGAGCCGCGAACGCCGGCGATCAGCACGCGGACGACGGCCGGGTGGTCACGCAGGCTGGCGAGGGTTTGGCGCGGCCAGCTGTGCAGCGGACGCAGCCAGTCGCCGGTTGCAATGGACTGCGCGGATTGTGGGGCTGTGTGGAGGCTAAGCATGACTGGCTTGCGCTCGTGTCCACGCGTTTGTGGCGACCCTGCCCGCGTGGGCACGGCCTTTGGCCTTTGCCCTCCCCACGGTCTCGCCGTGTGCCCGGGGCCGTAGGGTGGGCAAAGCGCAGCGTGCCCACGCGTCCGGGCTATTCATCGCGCATCCCCCCGAATCCCCTCCACCGCCCCCAGCACCGCCTCCGCCGTCGCCGGCGCCCGCAGCCTCGGAATCGCGGTGCCGTCACCACAGGCGGCGACCGCGTCGCGAATCGCGTGCAGCACCGAGATTGCCAGCATCAAGGGTGGCTCGCCGACGGCCTTGGAACGATGAATCGTGTCCTCGCGATTGGGCTCGTGTTCGAGCAGGCGCACGTCGAAGTGTTCGGGCCATTCGCGCGCGGTCGGGATCTTGTAGGTCGAGGGCGCGTGCGTGCGCAGTTCTCCGTGCGCGTTCCAGACCAGTTCCTCGGTCGTCAGCCAGCCCATGCCCTGAACGAAACCGCCTTCGATCTGGCCGAGATCGATCGCGGGATTCAGCGAGCGGCCGACGTCATGCAGGATGTCGGTGCGCAGCAACTGGCTTTCGCCGGTCAGCGTGTCGATCGCGACTTCGGAGACGGCGGCGCCGTAGGCGAAATAGAAGAACGGCCGGCCGTGCAGGTGCTCGCGGTCCCAATGAATCTTGGGCGTGGCGTAGTAGCCGGTGGCGGACAGTTGCACGCGCGCGTCGTAGGCCAGCGCAACGAGATTCTTGAAACCGATCGAGTGTTCGCCGAGTTCGACGTGGCCGTCGGCGAAGCGCACCTGCTCGGGTTTCAGGTCCGGCGTGATGCGGCAGGCGAAGTCGGTGAGGCGTTCGCGCAGGGTGATTGCCGCCGCCTGCGCGGCCTTGCCGTTGAGGTCGGAGCCGCTGGAGGCGGCGGTGGCGGAGGTGTTGGGAACCTTGCTGGTGTCGGTACTGCTGAGGCGCACCGCGCCCAGCGGCAGGCCGAGTTCCTGGGCGACCACCTGCGCGACCTTGGTGTACAGGCCCTGGCCCATTTCGGTGCCGCCGTGATTGAGCAGCACGCTGCCGTCGGTGTAGATGTGGAGCAGCGCGCCGGCCTGGTTGTAGCGCACGGCGTTGAAGGAGATGCCGAACTTCACCGGCGTCAGCGCGATGCCGCGCTTGATGATCGGGTTGGCAGCGTTGAATTCGGCGATCCCGGCTCGACGGCGTTCGTAGCCGCTGCTGGCGGCAAGCTGATCGGTGATGGTGTCGAGCACATTGTCCTCGACGATCTGGCCGTAGTGGGTTTCGTTGCGCTCGTCGATGCCGTAGTAGTTGCGGCGGCGCACGGTCAGCGGATCGAGCCGCAGCCTGCGCGCGATCTCGTCGACGATCTGCTCGATGATGAGCATGCCCTGCGGTCCGCCGAAGCCCCTGAAAGCGGTGTTGGAGACCGTGTTGGTCTTGCACAGATGGCAGACCAGATCGAGATGTTCGAGGAAATAGGCGTTGTCGATGTGGCAGACGGCGCGGTCGTTGACCGGGCTCGACAAATCCGCCGAATAACCGCAGCGCGAGGCCATCATCACTTGCAGCGCCTGGATGCGGCCGGTGTCGTCGAAGCCGGCCTCGTAGTCGGCGAGAAAGTCGTGGCGCTTGCCGGTGAGCAGCATGTCGTCGTCGCGGTCCAGGCGCAGCTTGACCGGGCGGCCGGTCTTGCGCGCCATCACCGCCGCGGCCGCCGCCAGCAGCGCCGGCTGGCTTTCCTTGCCGCCGAAGCCGCCGCCCATGCGCCGGCATTGCACGTTGATGCGGTGCGAGGGCCAGCCGAGCACGTCGCCGACCATGTGCTGGACTTCGCTGGGGTGCTGGGTAGAGCTGTGAATCAGGATCGTGTCGTCTTCTTGCGGGATCGCGATTGCGATCTGGCCTTCCAGATAGAAGTGATCCTGGCCGCCGATGTCGATGCTGCCGTGCAGGCGGTGCGCTGCCTCGGCCAGCGCCTGCGTCGGTTCGCCGCGCAGGATGCGCTTGCTCGGCATCACGTAGCTTTGCGCGGCCAGCGCCGAGCGAATGTCGAGAATCGCCGGCAGGGTTTCGTAGTCGGCCTGCGCCAGCCGCGCCGCCCTGCGTGCGGCGGTATAGCTGTTGGCGGCGACCAGGAACAGCGACTGCCCGGCGTATTCGACGAGGTTCTCGGCGAACACCGGATCGTCGGGCTGGATGCCGCCATAGTTGTTGCGGCCGGGAATGTCAGCGGCGGTGCAGACCGCGACCACGCCCGGTGCGGCGCGCACCGCGCTCAGGTCCATGTTGAGGATGTGCGCGTGCGCCACCGGGCTGAGGCCGAAGGCGGCGTGCACGGTGTTGGCCGGCAGATTGATGTCGTCCGCGTAATGCGCGCCGCCGCTGACGTGCAGCTGCGCGCTTTCGTGCGGCGTGGCGCTGCCGATCACAGCTTCACCGCCAGCGTGCGCAACAGCGGCGCATGGCCGCGCAGCGGATGCGCGAGATAGAAGCGGCGCAGCAGATTGCCGGCGCCGCGCAGGCGGTAGTCGGCGGAGGCGCGCATGTCGCCGATCGGCGCGTAGTCGCGGGCCAGCGCCGCGATCGCCAAATCGGTTGTTGCGTCACTCCAGGGCTGGCCGATCAAGGCGGCCTCGGCTTCGCGTGCGCGTGCCGGAATCGCGGCCATGCCGCCGTGAGCGATGCGGGCGTCGCGCACCAGGCCATCCTCGACGCGAATGGCGTAGGCACTACAGACCGCGGAAATGTCCTGATCGAGCCGCTTGGACAGCTTGTAGCTTTCGACCCACACGCCGGCACGCGGCGCCGGAACATGGATCGCCACCAGGAATTCGCCGGGCTGCCAGTTCTTCTTCTGATAGCCGAGATAGAAATCTTCCAGCGGCAGGCGGCGCAGGGCATCACCACGGCGCAGCGTGATTTCGGCGCCGAGCGCGATCAGCACCGGCATCGAGTCGCCGATCGGCGAACCGTTGGCGACGTTGCCACCGAGCGTGCCGGCGTTGCGCACCGGCGGCGAGGCGAAGCGTTGCGCGACTTCGGCCAGCGTCGGGTAGTGGGCGACGATGGCGGCCCAGGCGTCGGTCAAGGAGACGGCGGCGCCGATATCGAGGCCGGCTTCGGTCTCGGCAATCGTCCGGAGTTCGGAGACCTCGCCGACATAAACCAGC
Protein-coding sequences here:
- the xdhB gene encoding xanthine dehydrogenase molybdopterin binding subunit, which encodes MIGSATPHESAQLHVSGGAHYADDINLPANTVHAAFGLSPVAHAHILNMDLSAVRAAPGVVAVCTAADIPGRNNYGGIQPDDPVFAENLVEYAGQSLFLVAANSYTAARRAARLAQADYETLPAILDIRSALAAQSYVMPSKRILRGEPTQALAEAAHRLHGSIDIGGQDHFYLEGQIAIAIPQEDDTILIHSSTQHPSEVQHMVGDVLGWPSHRINVQCRRMGGGFGGKESQPALLAAAAAVMARKTGRPVKLRLDRDDDMLLTGKRHDFLADYEAGFDDTGRIQALQVMMASRCGYSADLSSPVNDRAVCHIDNAYFLEHLDLVCHLCKTNTVSNTAFRGFGGPQGMLIIEQIVDEIARRLRLDPLTVRRRNYYGIDERNETHYGQIVEDNVLDTITDQLAASSGYERRRAGIAEFNAANPIIKRGIALTPVKFGISFNAVRYNQAGALLHIYTDGSVLLNHGGTEMGQGLYTKVAQVVAQELGLPLGAVRLSSTDTSKVPNTSATAASSGSDLNGKAAQAAAITLRERLTDFACRITPDLKPEQVRFADGHVELGEHSIGFKNLVALAYDARVQLSATGYYATPKIHWDREHLHGRPFFYFAYGAAVSEVAIDTLTGESQLLRTDILHDVGRSLNPAIDLGQIEGGFVQGMGWLTTEELVWNAHGELRTHAPSTYKIPTAREWPEHFDVRLLEHEPNREDTIHRSKAVGEPPLMLAISVLHAIRDAVAACGDGTAIPRLRAPATAEAVLGAVEGIRGDAR
- the xdhA gene encoding xanthine dehydrogenase small subunit; translation: MIPVAADQSVRFVLNGETRCVDGLPATTTVLQYLREHAGLSGTKEGCAEGDCGACTVVLGELDDSEAAVRYRAINACIRFLPTIDGKELLTVEGLRAADGRLHPVQQAMVDAHGSQCGFCTPGFVMSLFALYLQKPAVERDEVVECLSGNLCRCTGYRPIIDAGCRMGGYPGPTHWSREETTASSRVQALRQIQRDATFEQVGYAAPRTLDTLAAALIEQPEATILAGSTDVGLWATKHLRELPALVYVGEVSELRTIAETEAGLDIGAAVSLTDAWAAIVAHYPTLAEVAQRFASPPVRNAGTLGGNVANGSPIGDSMPVLIALGAEITLRRGDALRRLPLEDFYLGYQKKNWQPGEFLVAIHVPAPRAGVWVESYKLSKRLDQDISAVCSAYAIRVEDGLVRDARIAHGGMAAIPARAREAEAALIGQPWSDATTDLAIAALARDYAPIGDMRASADYRLRGAGNLLRRFYLAHPLRGHAPLLRTLAVKL